The following are encoded together in the Acanthochromis polyacanthus isolate Apoly-LR-REF ecotype Palm Island chromosome 14, KAUST_Apoly_ChrSc, whole genome shotgun sequence genome:
- the nup35 gene encoding nucleoporin NUP35: protein MELQVGSEPMTLGSPTSPKPTSGAQFLPGFLMGDLPAPASPQPRPFSLATPIVESTSVHRGGPGGSGLQPVVPTPKDKSGAPPVRSIHDDVITVATPLHAHRQAFPIMQSPLSARQASTPGTGVQQVCLSPAQVDPFYSQGESLSSEDQLDQTWVTVFGFPPASASYILLQFAQYGNILKHTMASPGNWMHLQYQSRLQARKALSKDGKVFGDSIMVGVKPCIDKSVMDSSEAVSSPLSSSFSSSVLPSTPRSAIRPLSATYRSSGSDYQVVADRQTPRKDDSFVSKAMEYMFGW from the exons ATGGAGCTGCAAG TGGGCAGTGAGCCGATGACCCTGGGTTCTCCCACCTCTCCTAAGCCAACCTCTGGAGCTCAGTTTCTTCCCGGCTTCCTGATGGGTGACCTGCCAGCTCCTGCCAGCCCTCAGCCCCGCCCCTTCAGCCTGGCCACGCCCATTGTGGAAAGCACGAGCGTACATCGAG GCGGTCCAGGAGGTTCCGGCCTGCAGCCCGTCGTCCCGACTCCCAAAGATAAGAGTGGAGCCCCACCCGTTCGCAGTATCCATGACGATGTGATTACCGTAGCTACGCCACTCCATGCACACCGACAG GCTTTTCCAATCATGCAGTCTCCTCTGTCGGCGCGTCAGGCCTCAACTCCAGGAACAG GTGTGCAGCAGGTGTGTCTGTCTCCTGCTCAGGTGGATCCTTTCTACAGTCAGGGAGAGTCTTTGTCCTCTGAAGACCAGCTGGACCAGACGTGGGTCACGGTGTTTGG ttttcctCCAGCATCGGCTTCCTACATCCTGCTGCAGTTTGCTCAGTACGGAAACATCCTCAAACACACG ATGGCGTCTCCTGGCAACTGGATGCACCTTCAGTATCAGTCCAGACTTCAGGCGAGGAAAGCTCTGTCTAAAGACGGAAAAGTGTTCGGTGACTCCATCATGGTGGGAGTCAAACCCTGCATAGACAAG AGCGTGATGGACAGCAGTGAAGCCGTCTCCTCTCCCCTCTcatcctccttctcctcctccgtcctccccTCTACACCTCGATCCGCCATCAGACCGCTCAGCGCCACCTACAGGAGCTCCGGCAGCGACTACCAG GTtgtggcagacagacagacacccaGGAAGGACGACAGCTTCGTCTCCAAGGCGATGGAGTACATGTTTGGATGGTGA